Proteins encoded in a region of the Stieleria neptunia genome:
- a CDS encoding helix-turn-helix domain-containing protein has protein sequence MQFSDKVRELRVSRHLTQQQLAEQMGVSASYICKVENDGLQFGDYPSETFIQRLAATLNADEYDLMMLADKVPESIRIRIRERPSLFKAIAKLDDQSLDRLTLQLTD, from the coding sequence ATGCAGTTCAGTGACAAGGTGCGTGAACTACGCGTTTCGCGTCACCTGACCCAGCAACAGTTGGCGGAGCAAATGGGCGTAAGTGCTTCGTACATTTGCAAAGTCGAAAACGACGGTTTGCAGTTCGGTGACTATCCATCGGAGACCTTCATCCAAAGGCTAGCAGCAACACTCAATGCGGACGAATATGACTTGATGATGCTTGCTGACAAGGTCCCCGAATCAATCAGGATCCGGATTCGTGAGCGCCCATCCCTCTTCAAAGCGATCGCCAAACTCGATGACCAGAGTTTGGATCGGTTGACGCTGCAGCTAACCGATTAG
- a CDS encoding HNH endonuclease, protein MTAPIKKARKPEIITVSDHIAWSYANLARADAALQGGCRSYQRTHHIIRSRLFNGLKNGTMAIRSMYDDERLKMTLPQACCYCGATDNLSIDHLIPRVRGGADDADNLVWACRKCNSSKQGRDMLEWMSKKDGFPAILLLRRYLKLVSRFCDENGLMPTPLAEALQLDLPFDLSLIPHSFPPLSELTLWIYPESSVDVGEIPHETTGVELPTDQGD, encoded by the coding sequence ATGACTGCGCCAATCAAGAAAGCTCGCAAACCGGAAATCATCACCGTCAGTGACCACATCGCATGGTCATACGCGAATCTTGCGCGTGCCGACGCGGCACTTCAGGGCGGGTGCAGGAGCTACCAACGAACCCATCACATCATTCGAAGCAGGCTTTTTAACGGACTGAAAAATGGCACCATGGCGATCCGATCGATGTACGACGACGAACGCCTCAAAATGACTTTGCCACAAGCTTGCTGCTACTGTGGCGCGACCGACAACTTGTCCATCGATCACCTGATCCCTCGGGTTCGAGGTGGCGCTGACGATGCAGATAATTTGGTTTGGGCGTGCCGCAAATGCAATAGTTCGAAACAGGGTCGCGACATGCTCGAGTGGATGTCGAAGAAGGACGGGTTTCCTGCGATTCTACTTCTTCGGAGATACCTCAAACTGGTGTCCCGTTTCTGCGACGAAAACGGTTTAATGCCAACGCCATTGGCAGAAGCACTACAGCTTGACCTGCCCTTTGATTTATCCCTCATCCCCCATTCGTTTCCGCCGCTATCGGAGCTTACGCTCTGGATCTACCCGGAATCATCGGTTGACGTCGGAGAAATCCCTCACGAGACGACTGGAGTCGAACTCCCAACGGATCAGGGTGACTGA
- a CDS encoding metallophosphoesterase, protein MPAYDIIGDIHGHAEELKRLLEHLGYRRHGAGYRRSDRQLVFVGDFIDRGPAIAEVIAIARATVDAGDGFAVMGNHEYNAIAYHTAVPGEKDSWFREHSPKNLKQHQATLDQLSPNEMADAIAWFKTLPVAKELDGIRVVHAAWRDEKIRLLNETLKSSSRFDADFLAESETTGSELHSAVEEVLKGPELTLPVGHWIVDKAGHKRDTVRFKWYEEPARRTYRGYHLGSDDVPDVAIDAETVDGLTGYPEDAPPVFVGHYWLTGTPTPLAPNVACTDYSVAKGGKLVAYRWDGESVLKAENFKWVENSMK, encoded by the coding sequence ATGCCAGCCTACGACATTATCGGTGACATTCACGGTCACGCAGAAGAACTGAAGCGATTGCTGGAGCACCTTGGGTATCGCCGCCATGGGGCTGGCTATCGCCGCTCAGATCGGCAACTGGTGTTTGTCGGTGACTTCATCGATCGGGGACCGGCGATTGCCGAGGTGATCGCGATCGCTCGGGCAACGGTGGACGCCGGGGATGGGTTTGCGGTCATGGGGAACCATGAGTACAACGCGATTGCGTATCACACGGCTGTGCCCGGCGAGAAGGATTCTTGGTTTCGCGAGCATTCGCCGAAGAATTTGAAGCAGCACCAAGCAACGTTGGATCAGCTTTCGCCTAACGAGATGGCAGACGCGATTGCTTGGTTCAAGACTTTGCCGGTCGCGAAGGAACTGGACGGGATTCGCGTGGTACACGCTGCTTGGCGGGACGAGAAAATCCGCTTACTGAACGAGACGCTCAAATCATCCTCGCGGTTTGACGCAGATTTCCTTGCAGAGTCCGAGACGACTGGCAGTGAGTTGCATTCGGCTGTGGAAGAGGTGCTGAAGGGGCCGGAGCTGACTTTGCCGGTTGGGCATTGGATTGTGGACAAGGCGGGGCACAAGCGAGATACGGTTCGGTTCAAGTGGTACGAAGAACCTGCCCGGCGGACGTATCGCGGTTATCATTTGGGATCGGATGATGTGCCCGACGTGGCGATTGACGCCGAAACTGTCGATGGGCTGACTGGCTATCCCGAGGACGCGCCACCGGTGTTCGTGGGGCACTATTGGCTGACCGGGACGCCAACGCCGTTGGCACCGAATGTTGCCTGCACCGATTACAGTGTGGCAAAGGGCGGGAAACTGGTCGCGTATCGCTGGGACGGCGAGTCGGTGCTGAAGGCCGAAAACTTCAAGTGGGTCGAAAACTCGATGAAATAG
- the tnpA gene encoding IS66 family insertion sequence element accessory protein TnpA: MVRLPDPAVRQRWSRLIQLHEQSDLAVSEFCDLHGVSTASFYRWRQRLQGDADQSDAFLAVQIEQPRPQIGGTTVRFPCGTQIELASCDANSLMIIVDRLAPQPSELQQ; encoded by the coding sequence ATGGTTCGCTTGCCAGACCCCGCCGTTCGCCAACGTTGGTCGCGGCTGATCCAACTTCACGAACAGTCCGATCTTGCGGTCTCCGAATTTTGCGATTTGCACGGAGTCTCCACCGCATCGTTTTATCGATGGCGACAAAGGCTGCAGGGCGACGCCGATCAGAGCGACGCGTTTCTTGCCGTGCAGATCGAGCAGCCGCGTCCCCAAATCGGCGGCACCACTGTCCGCTTTCCCTGTGGCACGCAGATCGAGCTTGCTTCCTGCGATGCCAACAGCCTGATGATCATCGTCGACCGGTTGGCACCACAACCAAGCGAGTTGCAGCAATGA
- the tnpB gene encoding IS66 family insertion sequence element accessory protein TnpB (TnpB, as the term is used for proteins encoded by IS66 family insertion elements, is considered an accessory protein, since TnpC, encoded by a neighboring gene, is a DDE family transposase.): MIALPTTGGIFLYAKPTDMRKSFSGLAGIVRNELGKTPNDGSLFLFINRRQDKLKALYWDRDGMAVWYKSLEQGTFERIRQDGEASVKLDAADLAMLLGGISIENAKRRKRLKAA; this comes from the coding sequence ATGATCGCGCTACCAACCACTGGCGGCATTTTTCTCTACGCCAAGCCGACCGACATGCGAAAGAGTTTCTCGGGCCTGGCTGGCATCGTGCGAAACGAGCTAGGCAAAACGCCAAATGACGGAAGCTTGTTCCTGTTTATCAATCGACGCCAGGACAAACTCAAAGCACTCTATTGGGACCGCGATGGAATGGCGGTGTGGTACAAAAGTCTGGAGCAAGGCACCTTTGAAAGAATCAGGCAAGATGGCGAGGCGAGCGTCAAGCTCGACGCAGCCGACTTGGCGATGCTGCTTGGTGGAATCTCAATCGAAAATGCCAAGAGACGTAAACGGCTCAAGGCAGCGTAA